Genomic DNA from Peribacillus simplex NBRC 15720 = DSM 1321:
CGGCGACTCAAAAACTAGCAGTTCAGGCGGGGGCTCATCAAAATCGGGTGACACGATAAAAATTGGGGCAAACCTTGAATTATCCGGAGGTACGGCATCATTCGGCCAATCGGCTGCAGATGGTTTGAAACTGGCCATCGATGAAATTAATAAAGAAGGCATCGACGGTAAAAAACTGGAAATTGTCAAGGTTGATAATAAATCAGATGCAGCCGAAGCTACAAGCGGTTCGATCAAGTTAGTCAGCCAGGACAAAGTCGTGGCTGTAGTCGGATCTGCGACAAGCACGAATACATTGGCACAGGTTCAGGTCGCACAGGATAATAAAGTTCCTCTACTTACACCAACTGCAACAAATCCCGACATTACAAACAAAGCTGGAAAATTAAATGATTATGTATTCAGAACTTGCTTTATCGATCCATTCCAAGGTACAGTGGCAGCCAATTTCGCATCTGACGAAATAGGGGCTAAGACGGCTGCGATCTATGTGGATAGCGCAAGTGATTATTCTAAAGGACTGGCCGCAGCTTTTAAAGAAGCGTTCACTGCCAAGGGCGGTAAAATCGTGGCGGAAGAAGCTTATGTAACTAAAGATACTGATTTCCGCTCTACATTGACACGTATCAAATCCGCAAAACCAGAGTTCGTATTCCTTCCTGGTTATTATGAAGAAGTCGGATTGATCTTAAAACAGGCACGTGAAGACGGCATAGACCTTCCATTCATGGGTGGAGACGGCTGGGATTCCCCGAAGGTCGTTGAAATTGCCGGAGCGGAGGCTTTAAAAAATACTTATATCACGAATCACTATTCACCGGAAGATGAAGATGCAAAAATCCAGGATTTCGTTGCAGCCTTCGAAAAGGAATACGATAAAACACCGGATGCCTTTGCCGCACTTGGCTATGACACTGGGTACTACCTGGCTGATGCCATAAAGAGATCTGGAGATGCTTCTCCCGAAAAAATCAGACAAGCGTTGGAAGATGTCAAAGATCTTCAATTAGTTTCCGGAACGCTGAACCTTGATGAAAATCATGATCCGATCAAATCGGCGACCATCTTGGAATATGTAGATGGCAAACAAAAATTCAAAACAAAAATCAATCCATAATACCTTACGTGGATAGGGGGCAAGTCCCCCCTATTCTATATTCACTTAAAAAACACCTTAACGGGGAGAGTGCAATATGGAACTGATTCAGCAATTGGTAAATGGCATTTCACTCGGAAGCATTTATGCTTTGATCGCGCTTGGTTATACGATGGTATATGGAATCGTCAAGCTCATAAACTTCGCCCATGGCGACGTATTCATGGTCGGTTCATTTGTAGGGTTTTACGCCATTACCGTAATGGACTTATCCTTCATCCCAGCTTTATTGATTTCGATGGTCACATGTGCCATCTTTGGCGTTTTAATTGAACGCATTGCTTATAAACCCCTTCGTAATGCAACACGGATTGCGGCCTTGATAACGGCCATCGGTGTTTCCCTTCTGATAGAAAATGGGCTGATTTACATCCGGGGCGCCCAGCCGGAAGCCTATCCAAATAACGTCCTTCCGATGGATAAACTCGATATATTTGGAGTTTCCATCAGCAGTCAATCGATATTGATCTTATCTGTATCCATCATTTTAATGATCATCCTACAATTCGTTGTCCATAAAACCAAAATCGGCAAAGCGATGCGTGCCGTTTCATTCGATTCCGAAGCCGCTAAGCTGATGGGAATCAATGTGAATAATACGATTTCAGCTACGTTCGCCATAGGTTCGGCCCTGGCAGGGGCGGCTGGTGTCATTTTTGGAATCTACTATATTAAAATCGAGCCGTTGATGGGTGTCCTTCCTGGCCTTAAAGCATTTGTTGCAGCCGTCTTGGGCGGAATCGGCATCATTCCGGGAGCGATGGTCGGCGGTCTACTGCTTGGAGTGATCGAGGCTTTGGTCAGTGCAGCCGGTTACTCATTATGGCGTGATGGTGTGGCTTTCGTAGTACTTATCTTGATTTTGATTTTCTTGCCGCAGGGACTGTTCGGTAAAAATAAAAGAGAAAAAGTATAGGGGAGACATGGCGATGACTACTTTAAAGAATTCAAAGGGTTTTTGGATCTCGATCGTGCTCGCACTTATTTTTTTCGGAATCATGCAGTACACCATTTCAAACGGTATGCTCAATCCCTTTTATATCAACACGCTCATGTTCATCGGCATCAATATAATGCTGGCGACGAGCCTTCATTTAATCATTGGAATAACCGGCCAGTTCTCGATCGGGCATGCAGGTTTTTTAGCGGTCGGGGCCTATGCTTCCGCAGTCATGACAATGAAGCTGGAACTTCCTTTCATCATAGCTATATTGGCTGGGGGCGTAATAGCCGCTGTTGCGGGTATGGTGATCGGGATACCCAGCTTGCGTCTGAAGGGGGATTACCTGGCGATTGCTACCCTTGGATTTGGGGAAATTGTCCGGATCGTCCTTTTGAATATTGAATATGTAGGCGGTGCAAGCGGGATGCAGGTATCCCACCTGACTACTTGGCCATGGGTTTTTGCCTGTGTCATGATCACCGTCTTAGTCATCAGGAATTTCACCAATTCGACTCATGGACGTGCATGCATATCCGTAAGGGAAGATGAAACGGCGGCTGATGCGATGGGAATCAATACGACCTATTATAAAGTGGCGGCTTTTGTCATCGGAGCTTTTTTTGCCGGAATTGCCGGATCGCTTTATGCCCATAATTTTTATATTATCCAGCCATCGAATTTCGGTTTCCTAAAATCCTTCGATATACTGATTTTCGTCGTACTTGGCGGTCTTGGAAGTCTTTCAGGTTCGGTTTTGGCTGCCATTTTACTGACGATCGTGACGACATTCCTTCAGGATTATCCGGAAACGAGGATGATCATCTACAGCCTTGTCCTGATCCTGATGATGATCTTCCGCCCACAGGGTTTAATGGGAACAAGAGAAATCACATCATTGTTCACACATAAAAAAACGAAAGGGGGCCCAAAGGATGGAAGCCACAATACCGTTGCTTAAAGTAGATTCGGTGGGTATCCGTTTTGGCGGATTGAAAGCCGTTTCCGATGTGAACGTGGAATTATTTCCAGGGGAACTTGTAGGCCTGATTGGACCGAATGGGGCAGGGAAAACGACCTTCTTCAATTTATTGACGGGTGTGTATGTCCCTACAGAAGGGACGATTGCCTTGAACGGGGAAAATTTAAATAAGCAGCCGCCTTATAAAATTACGAGAAAAGGGATATCGAGGACCTTTCAAAATATCCGCCTTTTCAGTGAGCTATCCGTAATCGATAACGTGAAGGTTGCTTACCACTCACTTGCCAAGCATGGAATTCCAAGCTCCATATTCCGGCTGCCGGGACATTTTTCCGGGGAAAAGGAAATGGATGAAAAGGCGTTGGAATTCTTGAGGATACTTAACCTCGATCATTTTAAGGATGAAAAAGCGAAGAATCTCCCATACGGACAGCAAAGGCGGCTGGAAATCGCCCGTGCTCTTGCCGCCAATCCGAAACTTCTTTTACTGGACGAACCCGCAGCTGGGATGAACCCGCATGAAACAAAAGAATTGATGAACCTCATTGCTTTTATCCGGAAGGAATTCAACCTTACCGTTTTGCTAATCGAACATGATATGTCACTGGTCATGGGGGTATGCGAACGGATTTATGTCCTTGATCATGGACAGCTTATCGCTCACGGAAAGCCGGAAGAAATCCGGAACGATCCAAAGGTTATCGAGGCATATCTAGGGGAGGAGGTTTCCTGATGCTGAAAATAGAGGACATCAATGTTTATTATGGCAATATCCAAGCGTTAAAAGGGGTTTCCATGGAGATAAACGAAGGGGAGATCGTGACTTTGATCGGGGCGAACGGAGCGGGAAAAAGCACACTGCTCAAAACGATTTCCGGACTGTTAAAACCAAAGCAAGGAAAAGTCCTGTTCGAAGGCAATCCGATCGGAGGAAAAGCTGCACAGTCCATCGTGAAAATGGGCATATCCCATGTACCTGAAGGGCGGCGTGTCTTCGCCAACATGACGGTTGCCGAAAACCTGGAGCTTGGGGCTTATTTGCGAAAAGACAAAGAGGGCATCAATAAAGATATGGAAAAGGTCCATGAGTTATTTCCGAGGCTGCTGGAGAGAATCAAGCAGCAGGCCGGCACCCTATCCGGCGGAGAACAGCAGATGCTTGCAATGGGCCGGGCTTTAATGGCGAAACCACGTTTATTACTGCTCGATGAACCTTCGATGGGCCTTGCACCACTTCTGGTGAAGCAAATATTCAACATCATTCAGGAAATCAGTGAGTCCGGCACAACGATCCTTTTGGTCGAGCAAAACGCCAACCTCGCTTTATCCATTGCAGATCGGGCCTATGTTGTTGAAACGGGCCGAATCGTCCTGTCGGGCAATGCCGAGGAACTAACATCAAGTGAAGAAATAAAAATGGCCTATTTAGGAGGCCACTGAACCGCCGTTTGGCGGTTTTTTTAATTGATATTGGGATATGCAAAATATACAGGAAGATAAAAAGGCTCAGGAGATTCATGCATGATTTTATACATCCAATATAGTATTATTCAATTTTGATATAGGAATTAAGACTAAAAAAGCACGAAAAAACTGGGTTTAATTCCCTATCAATATACTTGTATTTTGGCAAAAATGTAATTAATAGGATGAAAAAAATAAGAGAATGAATAAAATTTTTTGATCAGTAAATAAGGAGTTTAAAATATCAATATAATTTAATTATCAGTTTTTTCTGATTATACCGCCTATTTTCACAATATTTAAAATATATAAAGATAAAAATGATATAGACTCCCTGTGAAAAATATCCTATTTAGCGGAATCTTCTCGCAATTATTGTATAGACGGAATGAAAATTATGCGGTAAACTATTTTTCGAAATATTAATTTAATTTGAAACATTTCATCTAATCAATTTTTTTCTGAAGCATTATGAATAAATATTCATGCATCAGAGCTTGATTACAAAATGGGGGGATTATTTATGAAAAAGAAAAAATTAGCAAGTGCATTCCTTTCTCTAACACTTGCTGCAGGAGTGCTAGCGGGTTGTTCCGGCTCTGGTTCATCTGAAAAATCAAGCGGGGATGGAGATACGATCAAGATCGGTGTCAACCTTGAGTTATCAGGCGGTGTCGCTTCATATGGACAATCGATTGCAGAAGGCCTGGAGCTTGCAACTGCAGAAATCAATAAAGAAGGCATTGACGGTAAAAAAATCAAACTAATTAAAGTCGATAATAAATCTGAAGCGTCCGAAGCGACAAGCGGAGCGATCAAGCTGACATCACAAGATCAGGTTGCAGCGATCGTAGGGGCAGCGACAAGCACGAACTCAATTGCACAAGTACAGATTGCACAGGATAATAAAGTGCCAGTCATCTCACCTTCTGGTACAAGCCCTGAAATCACTTTCAGCAAGGATAAATTGAATGATTACATTTTCAGGACAAGCTTCATCGATCCGTTCCAAGGGACGGTAGCTGCGAACTTTGCCAGTAAAGAAATCAAAGCGAAAAGTGCAGCCATCTATATTGACAGCGCAAGTGATTATTCAAAAGGGTTAGCCGCAGCCTTTAAAGAACAATTCGAAAAAAATGGCGGAAAGATCGTAGCTGAGGAAGCTTACATTGCCAAGGATACTGACTTCCGTTCCACATTGACTCGTTTGAAATCGGCAAAACCTGATTTCATTTTCCTTCCTGGTTACTATGAGGAAGCTGGTCTGATCGTGAAGCAGGCACGGGAAACTGGACTTGACGTTCCATTCATGGGCGGCGACGGCTGGGATTCTCCTAAGCTAATTGAAATTGCCGGTGCAAAAGCTCTAAATAATACGTTCATCACGAACCATTATTCTTCAGGTGACCCTGATAAGAAAATTCAGAATTTTGTGTCAGCGTTTAAAGCGAAGTACAAAGATAAATCCCCGGATGCATTTAACGCTCTAGGATATGACACAGGATACTTCCTTGCAGACGCGATTAAACGTGCTGGTTCAGCGGATTCAGAAAAAATCAAAGAAGCGCTGGAAAAAACGGCTGACCTTGAGCTTGTAACGGGTACATTCACATTGGATGAAAAACATAATCCAATCAAATCTGCTACCATCCTTGAATTTAAAGAGGGAAAACAAGTATTTAACACAAAAATCAATCCTTAATTTCGGAGAACAACTCCAACCCTTTCGCCGGCCCTTCATTAAAAAGAAGGTGCTGGCGAATTCTCATTTTTCAAGCATACCAGCTCGCTGAACATCCCCTAAGAGGAATGCAAAGAGCCTGGACTTATCACTTATAAAATATAGATTTTCAAGGAGAGTCGAACATGGAATTGATACAACAGTTAATAAACGGGGTTTCACTAGGAAGTATTTATGCCCTTATCGCTCTCGGATATACGATGGTTTACGGGATTGTTAAATTGATAAACTTCGCACATGGCGATGTATTCATGGTCGGCTCATTCGTTGGGTTTTACTCGATAACGGTTCTGGATTTGTCATTCGTGCCAGCCCTATTAATCTCGATGACGGTCTGTGCGCTGTTTGGGGTATTGATCGAGCGTATCGCGTACAAGCCATTGCGTAACGCAACACGTATTGCGGCACTTATCACTGCCATCGGTGTTTCCCTTTTAATCGAATACGGATTCATCTACGTCCGCGGTGCACAGCCGGAAGCTTATCCGAATGATGTATTGCCGACAGACAAGTTCAATATTTTTGGAGTTTCCATCAATAGTCAATCGGTTTTGATTTTTGGAGTGGCTGTAGTCCTGATGATCATCCTTCAAATCATCGTTCATAAATCAAAAATAGGAAAAGCGATGCGTGCCGTTTCCTTCGACGCGGATGCTGCTAAGCTGATGGGGATAAATGTTGATAACACGATTTCTGCCACCTTTGCAATCGGTTCCGCTTTGGCTGGGGCAGCAGGCGTCATTTTCGGTATTTACTATATTAAGATCGAGCCGCTCATGGGTGTGCTTCCGGGATTGAAGGCATTCGTTGCCGCCGTACTTGGAGGGATCGGGATTATACCGGGCGCGATGGTCGGTGGACTATTGCTAGGTGTCATCGAAGCTTTGGTCAGTGCCGCCGGTTACTCATTATGGCGTGATGCTGTAGCCTTCGTCGTACTGATTCTTATCTTGATTTTCATGCCACAAGGCTTATTCGGTAAAAACAAAAAAGAAAAAGTATAGGGGAGACAAAGCAATGACTACAATTAAG
This window encodes:
- a CDS encoding ABC transporter substrate-binding protein codes for the protein MKKKKLASAFLSLTLAAGVLAGCSGSGSSEKSSGDGDTIKIGVNLELSGGVASYGQSIAEGLELATAEINKEGIDGKKIKLIKVDNKSEASEATSGAIKLTSQDQVAAIVGAATSTNSIAQVQIAQDNKVPVISPSGTSPEITFSKDKLNDYIFRTSFIDPFQGTVAANFASKEIKAKSAAIYIDSASDYSKGLAAAFKEQFEKNGGKIVAEEAYIAKDTDFRSTLTRLKSAKPDFIFLPGYYEEAGLIVKQARETGLDVPFMGGDGWDSPKLIEIAGAKALNNTFITNHYSSGDPDKKIQNFVSAFKAKYKDKSPDAFNALGYDTGYFLADAIKRAGSADSEKIKEALEKTADLELVTGTFTLDEKHNPIKSATILEFKEGKQVFNTKINP
- a CDS encoding branched-chain amino acid ABC transporter permease is translated as MELIQQLINGVSLGSIYALIALGYTMVYGIVKLINFAHGDVFMVGSFVGFYSITVLDLSFVPALLISMTVCALFGVLIERIAYKPLRNATRIAALITAIGVSLLIEYGFIYVRGAQPEAYPNDVLPTDKFNIFGVSINSQSVLIFGVAVVLMIILQIIVHKSKIGKAMRAVSFDADAAKLMGINVDNTISATFAIGSALAGAAGVIFGIYYIKIEPLMGVLPGLKAFVAAVLGGIGIIPGAMVGGLLLGVIEALVSAAGYSLWRDAVAFVVLILILIFMPQGLFGKNKKEKV
- a CDS encoding ABC transporter ATP-binding protein, translating into MLKIEDINVYYGNIQALKGVSMEINEGEIVTLIGANGAGKSTLLKTISGLLKPKQGKVLFEGNPIGGKAAQSIVKMGISHVPEGRRVFANMTVAENLELGAYLRKDKEGINKDMEKVHELFPRLLERIKQQAGTLSGGEQQMLAMGRALMAKPRLLLLDEPSMGLAPLLVKQIFNIIQEISESGTTILLVEQNANLALSIADRAYVVETGRIVLSGNAEELTSSEEIKMAYLGGH
- a CDS encoding ABC transporter substrate-binding protein, coding for MKKKKLAGVFLSLSLVAGALAGCSGDSKTSSSGGGSSKSGDTIKIGANLELSGGTASFGQSAADGLKLAIDEINKEGIDGKKLEIVKVDNKSDAAEATSGSIKLVSQDKVVAVVGSATSTNTLAQVQVAQDNKVPLLTPTATNPDITNKAGKLNDYVFRTCFIDPFQGTVAANFASDEIGAKTAAIYVDSASDYSKGLAAAFKEAFTAKGGKIVAEEAYVTKDTDFRSTLTRIKSAKPEFVFLPGYYEEVGLILKQAREDGIDLPFMGGDGWDSPKVVEIAGAEALKNTYITNHYSPEDEDAKIQDFVAAFEKEYDKTPDAFAALGYDTGYYLADAIKRSGDASPEKIRQALEDVKDLQLVSGTLNLDENHDPIKSATILEYVDGKQKFKTKINP
- a CDS encoding ABC transporter ATP-binding protein, which encodes MEATIPLLKVDSVGIRFGGLKAVSDVNVELFPGELVGLIGPNGAGKTTFFNLLTGVYVPTEGTIALNGENLNKQPPYKITRKGISRTFQNIRLFSELSVIDNVKVAYHSLAKHGIPSSIFRLPGHFSGEKEMDEKALEFLRILNLDHFKDEKAKNLPYGQQRRLEIARALAANPKLLLLDEPAAGMNPHETKELMNLIAFIRKEFNLTVLLIEHDMSLVMGVCERIYVLDHGQLIAHGKPEEIRNDPKVIEAYLGEEVS
- a CDS encoding branched-chain amino acid ABC transporter permease; translated protein: MELIQQLVNGISLGSIYALIALGYTMVYGIVKLINFAHGDVFMVGSFVGFYAITVMDLSFIPALLISMVTCAIFGVLIERIAYKPLRNATRIAALITAIGVSLLIENGLIYIRGAQPEAYPNNVLPMDKLDIFGVSISSQSILILSVSIILMIILQFVVHKTKIGKAMRAVSFDSEAAKLMGINVNNTISATFAIGSALAGAAGVIFGIYYIKIEPLMGVLPGLKAFVAAVLGGIGIIPGAMVGGLLLGVIEALVSAAGYSLWRDGVAFVVLILILIFLPQGLFGKNKREKV
- a CDS encoding branched-chain amino acid ABC transporter permease — encoded protein: MTTLKNSKGFWISIVLALIFFGIMQYTISNGMLNPFYINTLMFIGINIMLATSLHLIIGITGQFSIGHAGFLAVGAYASAVMTMKLELPFIIAILAGGVIAAVAGMVIGIPSLRLKGDYLAIATLGFGEIVRIVLLNIEYVGGASGMQVSHLTTWPWVFACVMITVLVIRNFTNSTHGRACISVREDETAADAMGINTTYYKVAAFVIGAFFAGIAGSLYAHNFYIIQPSNFGFLKSFDILIFVVLGGLGSLSGSVLAAILLTIVTTFLQDYPETRMIIYSLVLILMMIFRPQGLMGTREITSLFTHKKTKGGPKDGSHNTVA